In the Gossypium raimondii isolate GPD5lz chromosome 9, ASM2569854v1, whole genome shotgun sequence genome, one interval contains:
- the LOC105798841 gene encoding bifunctional 3-dehydroquinate dehydratase/shikimate dehydrogenase, chloroplastic codes for MDTVNPLLVSSASGLKMDVNGGEMRKNPTLICAPLMADSIDKMVTLMAKAKATTADLVEIRLDSLKNFNPFEDLNVLIKQSPLPTLFTYRPVWEGGQYDGDEKKRLDVLRLAMELGADYIDVELKVAHEFIKSIGGKKPEKIKVIVSSHNYQSTPSVVELGNLVVKIQSTGADIVKIATTAIDITDVARIFQITVHSQVPIIGLVMGERGLISRILCTKFGGYLTFGTLEGGVVSAPGQPTINDLLNLYNFRQLGPDTKVYGIIGKPVGHSKSPMLYNEAFKSAGFNGVFVHLLVDDLEMFLRTYSSTDFAGFSCTIPHKETAVKCCDEVDPVAKSIGAVNCIIRRQSDGKLFGCNTDYIGAISAIEDGLQAGYNMSSAAGSPLAGKLFVVIGAGGAGKALAYGAKQKGARVVIANRTYERARELADVIGGDALSLDDLARFHPEDGMILANTTSIGMQPNIDQTPMPKDALKYYSLVFDAVYTPKITRLLREAKETGATIVSGLEMFIGQAYEQFERFTGLPAPKEQFRRTMSKY; via the exons ATGGATACTGTCAACCCCTTG CTTGTTTCATCAGCTTCTGGTTTGAAAATGGATGTGAATGGAGGTGAAATGAGGAAGAATCCCACACTGATTTGTGCTCCATTAATGGCGGATTCCATTGATAAGATGGTGACTCTCATGGCTAAAGCTAAAGCTACGACTGCTGATCTTGTGGAAATTAGATTGGATAGTCTCAAGAATTTCAACCCTTTTGAAGACCTCAATGTTTTAATCAAACAAAGCCCTTTGCCTACACTCTTCACttacag ACCAGTATGGGAAGGTGGCCAGTATGATGGTGATGAGAAAAAGAGATTAGATGTTCTTCGATTAGCCATGGAGTTAGGGGCTGATTACATTGATGTTGAGCTTAAG GTTGCTCATGAATTCATAAAATCCATTGGTGGAAAGAAGCCTGAAAAGATCAAAGTTATAGTTTCTTCTCACAATTATCAGAGCACTCCATCTGTTGTGGAGCTCGGAAACCTTGTTGTGAAAATACAATCAACTGGAGCCGATATAGTGAAGATTGCGACAACGGCCATTGACATCACTGATGTCGCACGAATTTTTCAGATAACCGTGCATTCTCAA GTACCTATAATCGGACTTGTTATGGGCGAAAGGGGGTTGATTTCACGGATTCTCTGCACAAAATTCGGTGGCTATCTTACTTTCGGAACTCTCGAGGGTGGAGTTGTTTCAGCTCCTGGTCAACCGACTATCAATGATCTATTGAATCTATACAATTTCAGGCAGTTAGGTCCCGATACAAAAGTGTATGGGATTATTGGGAAGCCTGTTGGTCATAGCAAATCACCTATGCTCTACAATGAAGCATTCAAATCAGCTGGTTTCAATGGGGTCTTTGTTCACTTGTTAGTAGATGACTTAGAAATGTTTCTCCGAACTTACTCATCGACCGATTTTGCTGGATTCAG CTGTACAATTCCTCACAAGGAGACCGCAGTGAAGTGCTGTGACGAGGTAGATCCGGTTGCAAAG TCCATTGGAGCTGTTAATTGCATTATAAGGAGACAGAGCGACGGGAAGTTGTTTGGTTGTAACACGGATTATATCGGTGCTATTTCAGCCATCGAGGATGGATTACAAG CTGGATATAACATGAGCAGTGCAGCCGGATCGCCATTAGCCGGTAAGCTGTTCGTGGTTATTGGTGCTGGTGGTGCTGGGAAGGCATTAGCTTACGGTGCAAAACAAAAAGGAGCGAGAGTTGTAATTGCCAATCGAACCTATG AACGAGCTCGAGAGCTTGCCGATGTAATTGGAGGAGATGCTTTGTCTCTTGACGATTTGGCTAGGTTCCATCCGGAGGATGGCATGATTCTTGCCAACACAACATCCATCGGAATGCAACCTAATATCGATCAAACACCGATGCCCAAg GACGCTTTGAAATACTATTCACTGGTTTTCGATGCCGTTTACACCCCTAAAATAACCCGACTCTTGAGAGAAGCCAAGGAAACCGGAGCCACTATTGTTTCCGGATTGGAGATGTTCATCGGGCAGGCCTACGAACAGTTTGAGCGATTCACTGGTTTGCCAG CACCGAAGGAGCAGTTCCGGAGAACTATGTCAAAGTACTAA